The following proteins are co-located in the Fusarium verticillioides 7600 chromosome 7, whole genome shotgun sequence genome:
- a CDS encoding hypothetical protein (At least one base has a quality score < 10), with product MVLLTMTSSILEALSIVEAAETPQIEDHDETEEQESQQPTHEPTLDDPKLGNPMSHGQIIDLWKQLKAQGNSNFTLEQLLRGASVYIPPPPPKPKPSPEYKALMARLRREEEARSYERMINPPPQHETFKDHFPSITASFAAANRPTSASDFGDDDVAMEEVHKQITLIINFLVSIAGVAGTLWVTARWWSLPARMFLTMGGSILVAIAEVVVYNAYILEDGPGEEETWQGLKEVRVGC from the exons ATGGTGCTACTCACAATGACGTCCTCTATCCTGGAGGCGTTGTCGATTGTCGAAGCTGCAGAAACACCACAAATCGAAGATCACGACGAAACAGAGGAACAAGAATCACAACAGCCCACCCATGAACCTACCTTGGACGACCCGAAACTTGGAAACCCCATGTCGCATGGCCAAATAATTGATCTTTGGAAACAACTGAAAGCCCAAGGCAACTCAAACTTCACCCTCGAACAACTCCTCCGCGGCGCATCCGTCTACAtccctcctccgcctcccaAACCCAAGCCC TCCCCCGAATACAAAGCCCTCATGGCCCGTCTCCGccgcgaagaagaagcccgctCCTACGAACGAATGATAAACCCGCCTCCCCAACACGAAACCTTCAAAGACCACTTCCcctccatcaccgcctcctTCGCCGCCGCAAACCgaccaacatcagcatcagacTTCGGCGACGATGACGTGGCGATGGAAGAAGTGCACAAGCAGATCACGCTGATCATCAACTTCCTCGTCAGCATCGCCGGCGTCGCGGGAACATTATGGGTTACGGCGCGGTGGTGGAGTCTGCCGGCACGTATGTTTCTGACGATGGGGGGGAGTATTCTTGTTGCTATTGCGGAGGTCGTGGTGTATAATGCGTATATTTTGGAAGATGGACCaggggaggaagaaacaTGGCAAGGGTTAAAGGAGGTTAGGGTaggttgttga
- a CDS encoding allantoinase, with protein sequence MTTSNAEQYPEGPLSVLVSSRVVVTLPDDSLAITPASIVVSPITGKIISVIPEVLPSTSFPAGTEYVDHTPKLLLPGLVDAHVHLNEPGRTEWEGFWTGTRAAASGGVTTVVDMPLNAIPPTTTLHGFEEKLRASRGQCWVDVGFYGGIIPGNADELRPLVEAGVRGFKGFLIESGVPEFPAVSSKDIALAMETLKDSPTTLMFHAEMIPPITQSVGDDVQTSEAPLAPTGELTAYKTFLESRPPAFETYAIEEILSQAYIAPSLHLHIVHLSATQCIPLLKAARKAGINITAETCFHYLGLTAEEIEKGDTRHKCCPPIREGKNRDGLWDELVAEDSCIKTVVSDHSPCTPQLKLLPQHLDADRPSIPHNDSGIDMTHSATQKAEKERGDFFAAWGGISSVGLGLPILYTAAKKRSDFSKTPSITDIVRLCCQATAAQVGLSHRKGAIRVGMDADICVFDDADEWTFSQGDMRWKNRCSPWEGHQFTGRVKETWLRGNKVFELGAANSGFVAGKPLGESITEKRTF encoded by the exons ATGACAACTTCAAACGCTGAGCAATACCCTGAGGGtcctctctctgtcctcGTCTCCTCTCGGGTCGTCGTCACTCTTCCTGATGACTCTCTCGCTATCACTCCCGCTTCCATTGTCGTCAGCCCCATCACCGGAAAGATTATCTCTGTCATCCCCGAAGTCCTcccctcaacaagcttcCCTGCTGGTACTGAGTATGTCGACCATActcccaagcttctcctgcCCGGTCTCGTCGACGCTCATGTTCACTTGAACGAGCCTGGTCGTACCGAGTGGGAGGGTTTCTGGACTGGTACCCGTGCTGCAGCCAGCGGTGGTGTCACTACTGTTGTTGACATGCCGCTAAATGCTATTCCTCCTACGACCACTCTTCATGGGtttgaggagaagttgagggcgAGTCGGGGACAATGCTGGGTTGATGTTGGGTTCTATGGTGGTATTATTCCGGGTAATGCTGATGAGCTGAGACCCCTTGTCGAAGCTGGCGTTCGAGGGTTTAAAGGATTCTTGATCGAGTCTGGT GTCCCCGAGTTCCCTGCTGTATCATCCAAGGATATCGCCCTCGCCATGGAGACTCTCAAGGACAGCCCTACTACTCTCATGTTCCACGCCGAAATGATCCCTCCCATTACTCAATCCGTCGGTGATGACGTTCAGACCTCAGAAGCTCCCCTCGCTCCCACTGGTGAACTCACCGCATACAAGACCTTCCTCGAATCACGACCCCCTGCTTTCGAAACATATGCCATCGAGGAGATTCTCAGCCAAGCCTACATTGCTCCCTCGCTACACCTTCATATCGTCCATCTGTCCGCTACCCAGTGCATTCCTCTCCTCAAGGCAGCTCGCAAGGCaggcatcaacatcacagctGAGACTTGCTTCCACTACCTCGGTCTAACGgctgaggagattgagaagggcgacaCTCGACACAAGTGCTGTCCTCCCATCCGAGAGGGCAAGAACCGCGATGGCCTTTGGGATGAGCTCGTCGCTGAGGACTCATGCATCAAGACTGTTGTGTCGGATCACTCACCCTGCACACCTCAACTCAAGCTCCTCCCTCAACATCTCGACGCCGACCGACCCAGCATTCCCCACAACGACTCTGGTATCGACATGACACACTCCGCAACccagaaggccgagaaggagcGCGGTGATTTCTTCGCAGCCTGGGGCGGCATCTCATCCgtcggtcttggtcttcccATTCTTTACACCGCCGCCAAGAAGCGCAGcgacttctccaagacaCCCAGCATCACCGACATTGTTCGTCTCTGCTGCCAAGCCACAGCCGCTCAAGTCGGTCTCTCGCACCGCAAGGGCGCTATCAGAGTCGGTATGGACGCTGACATCTGTGTCTTTGACGATGCAGACGAGTGGACGTTTTCACAGGGTGATATGCGATGGAAGAACCGCTGCTCACCGTGGGAAGGTCATCAGTTTACCGGTCGTGTGAAGGAGACATGGCTGCGTGGAAACAAGGTATTTGAGCTCGGAGCGGCGAATTCTGGATTCGTGGCTGGCAAGCCTTTGGGGGAGAGCATCACAGAGAAGCGAACATTTTGA
- a CDS encoding ATPase, protein MSHHDPDVEKMDRTSSPDLSIDPGIHHISGGHLSLDDVKAVHVQLHNLAVSVDTAPSWLAPSTYGDLFSSKFSTAPKMKPLLNAVNADLEPGTLTAIIGGSGSGKTTLLNTVAERVLSSRLSQEGVVTFNGKVGVHNVRAAYVMQQDILLPTLTVRETLRYSADLRLPPSTTAEERHRVVEEVILELGLKECADTRIGNSQHHGCSGGEKRRTSIGVQLLANPSVLFLDEPTTGLDATSAYQLVRTLKTLAQKGRTIITTIHQPRSEIWDLFDNLIVLTKGSPVFSGAIKDAVPWFADLGFQLPPFVNPAEFIIDIAAVDNRTPELEQETSAKVERLKGAWNEETLKRHRPLDRTVDVGDGKKKDRKAEEHAGFVRQLTVLTDRTLKVTYRDPLGMAATLTEAIFMGLVCGYLFFDLGRDQAGIRSRQGGLYTAAGLQGYLILIFEVYRMTFDIPTFDRENSEGCVDALPFVLSRRIARMVTEDVAAPFLFSVIFYFMAGFDRDVEKFFTFFAITLLNQYIAVTCAMTCVATVRHFAGASVIANLVFTLQSMACGMFINVNSLPVYVRWLKWLTYTFYVFSAYCGNEFEGSFYDCPFGDESDPRCKQYTGSYVMASLGFPKYWTAKPILVCLAFVVFFVVLSVIGLHILKVEMTIARARVSDTDLSAGKEKMTARSVADVRAIDLELNQFSLALDKRTQLGKKLPTKTILNPVNATFNAGVLNVIMGPSGSGKTSLLNSMALRLRNSVGTKYRPAGKLTFNGAVPSDSVIRSVCSYVCQDDDALLPSLTVRETLRFAAGLRLPSFMSKEEKNRRAEDVLLKMGLKDCADNLIGGELVKGISGGEKRRVSIAVQVLTDPRILLLDEPTSGLDAFTANSIMEVLQGLANEGRTLILTIHQARSDLFREFGNVLLLARGGSQVYSGPGKDMLGYLARHGYECPTHTNPADFALDMITIDLQQEGRELESRKRVQKLIDHWKEESSFTNEKPAGILEEVTKDIPEQHNSQATTHRRSFNKANLSTPAELGALIRKRAPITTSLPLLLHRATINTYRQPELIVARLMQVIGLALVLALFFAPFDNDYYSVQNRMGFVQEIGAFYFVGMLQNTAIYPNERDVFYREDDDGVYSVHAFLAAYTILEVPFEIISCMIFGVLGVIAVDLPRTATLYFVSVFACFGIVSCGESLGIMFNTLFGHTGFAVNIMGVFLALANTMAGILSIDMPELFKAFNYLSPIRYGTRAVAPYSLRDITFTCNDEQRLENGKCPIETGQQVLELYNFDVDPVVNVACLAACVVVYRLLAWGLLKIARTHWKGRKKSDESVKR, encoded by the exons ATGTCGCATCATGATCCCGACGTTGAAAAGATGGATAGAACCAGTTCGCCGGATCTTTCGATAGATCCTGGTATTCACCATATTTCCGGAGGCCATCTTTCTCTCGACGATGTCAAAGCCGTTCATGTTCAGCTTCACAACCTGGCTGTGTCAGTTGACACTGCGCCGTCATGGCTTGCGCCCTCGACATACGGTGATTTGTTCTCCTCAAAGTTCAGCACCGCTCCAAAAATGAAGCCGTTACTCAACGCCGTAAACGCCGATCTTGAGCCTGGAACTTTAACGGCTATTATTGGAGGTAGTGGCTCAGGAAAGACAACGCTGCTCAACACAGTCGCTGAAAGAGTGTTGAGTTCGAGATTAAGTCAAGAGGGAGTTGTGACGTTTAATGGAAAAGTTGGTGTTCATAATGTTCGTGCTGCGTACGTTATGCAGCAGGATATTCTGCTACCCACACTCACTGTCAGGGAAACGTTGCGATACTCAGCTGATCTCCGccttccaccatcaacaaccgcCGAAGAACGCCacagagttgttgaagaagtcatccTCGAACTTGGACTAAAAGAATGCGCCGATACACGGATTGGTAACTCGCAGCATCACGGATGTTCAGGCGGTGAGAAGCGACGAACAAGTATCGGTGTTCAACTCCTCGCCAACCCATCagtcctcttcctcgacgaGCCTACGACCGGTCTTGACGCGACGAGTGCATACCAACTCGTACGAACGCTCAAGACCCTTGCGCAAAAGGGGCGCACGATCATAACGACGATTCATCAACCGCGCTCTGAAATCTGGGATCTTTtcgacaatctcatcgtTCTCACGAAAGGCAGCCCTGTTTTCTCAGGCGCTATCAAAGATGCCGTTCCTTGGTTCGCAGACCTGGGTTTTCAACTTCCGCCCTTTGTTAACCCTGCTGAGTTCATTATTGATATCGCGGCTGTGGATAATCGCACTCCTGAGTTGGAACAAGAGACGTCTGCAAAGgtggagaggttgaagggtGCTTGGAATGAAGAGACGCTGAAGAGACATCGTCCTCTTGATAGAACggttgatgttggggatgggaagaagaaggatagGAAGGCGGAGGAGCATGCGGGTTTTGTGCGACAACTCACTGTTCTTACAGATCGTACTCTCAAAGTTACGTATCGTGATCCTCTCGGTATGGCAGCTACTCTCACCGAAGCTATCTTCATGGGTCTTGTCTGCGGGTACTTATTCTTCGATCTCGGCCGCGACCAAGCCGGTATTCGCTCTCGACAGGGTGGCCTATACACAGCAGCCGGTCTCCAAGGCTATCTAATTCTCATCTTCGAAGTCTACCGCATGACATTCGACATTCCCACCTTCGACCGCGAGAACTCAGAAGGATGCGTCGATGCCCTCCCATTCGTCCTCTCACGAAGAATCGCACGCATGGTAACAGAAGATGTCGCTGCgccatttctcttctcggTCATCTTTTACTTCATGGCCGGTTTCGATCGTGATGTCGAAAAGTTCTTTACATTCTTTGCGATCACGTTGTTGAATCAGTACATCGCTGTTACATGTGCTATGACGTGTGTTGCGACGGTTAGACACTTTGCTGGAGCGAGTGTGATTGCAAATCTGGTCTTTACACTACAGAGCATGGCTTGTGGGATGTTCATCAATGTGAACAGTCTGCCTGTCTATGTCCGATGGCTCAAGTGGCTTACTTACACG TTCTACGTGTTTAGCGCGTACTGTGGAAACGAGTTCGAGGGGAGTTTCTACGATTGTCCCTTCGGCGACGAATCCGACCCACGCTGTAAACAGTACACGGGCTCATACGTGATGGCATCTCTCGGCTTCCCCAAATACTGGACTGCCAAACCTATCCTCGTATGCCTCGCCTTTGTCGTCTTTTTTGTGGTGTTATCAGTCATCGGACTTCATATTCTCAAAGTCGAAATGACGATTGCTCGCGCTCGTGTCTCGGATACCGATCTTTCAgctggaaaggagaagatgacTGCACGATCTGTCGCCGACGTTCGAGCCATTGACCTGGAACTCAACCAATTCTCGCTCGCTTTGGATAAGAGAACTCAgttggggaagaagttgCCGACAAAGACGATTCTTAACCCTGTAAATGCGACGTTCAACGCTGGAGTTCTGAATGTGATCATGGGTCCTTCGGGGAGTGGAAAGACATCGCTTCTCAACTCAATGGCTCTAAGACTACGGAACTCAGTGGGTACGAAATATCGACCAGCTGGGAAACTCACTTTCAACGGCGCTGTTCCCTCAGATTCGGTTATTCGATCAGTCTGCTCTTATGtctgtcaagatgatgatgcgttGCTGCCATCGCTTACAGTTCGTGAGACGCTTCGCTTCGCAGCTGGTCTTCGCCTACCCTCGTTCATGagcaaagaggagaagaaccGTCGGGCAGAAGATGTACTGTTGAAGATGGGTTTGAAGGACTGTGCTGATAACCTCATTGGCGGCGAACTCGTCAAGGGTATCtctggaggagagaaacGTCGTGTTTCCATCGCAGTACAAGTCCTCACTGATCCTCGTATTCTTCTCCTGGACGAACCGACATCTGGACTGGATGCTTTTACCGCGAATTCTATCATGGAAGTCCTTCAAGGTCTCGCTAACGAAGGCCGTACTCTCATTCTTACCATCCATCAAGCTCGATCCGATTTGTTCAGGGAGTTTGGAAATGTGTTACTTTTGGCGAGAGGTGGCTCGCAGGTTTATTCTGGTCCTGGAAAGGATATGCTTGGATATCTTGCCCGTCATGGATATGAGTGTCCGACACATACCAACCCAGCTGACTTTGCACTCGACATGATCACTATCGATCTTCAACAGGAGGGCAGGGAATTAGAGTCACGAAAGCGAGTGCAGAAACTAATCGATCACTGGAAGGAAGAGAGTTCTTTCACAAACGAAAAGCCAGCTGGTATACTAGAGGAAGTCACCAAAGATATCCCTGaacaacacaacagccaGGCCACAACACATCGCCGCTCcttcaacaaagccaacCTCTCAACCCCCGCCGAACTCGGCGCCCTCATCCGCAAACGCGCCCCCATCACAACAtccctccccctcctcctccaccgtGCCACCATAAACACCTACCGCCAGCCCGAGCTTATCGTCGCCCGCCTCATGCAAGTCATCGGTCTCGCCCTCGTCCTCGCCCTATTCTTCGCCCCCTTCGACAACGACTACTACTCCGTCCAGAACAGAATGGGCTTTGTCCAGGAGATTGGCGCGTTTTACTTTGTCGGCATGTTGCAGAACACGGCGATCTATCCTAATGAACGAGATGTGTTCTATagggaggatgatgatggtgtttatAGTGTTCATGCGTTTCTTGCGGCGTATACGATTCTGGAGGTGCCGTTTGAGATTATCAGTTGTATGATCTTTGGTGTCTTGGGGGTTATTGCTGTTGATCTCCCGCGGACTGCGACGCTGTACTTTGTCTCGGTGTTTGCTTGTTTTGGAATCGTATCGTGTGGCGAATCGCTCGGTATCATGTTCAACACACTCTTCGGCCACACCGGTTTCGCCGTCAACATCATGGGCGTATTCCTCGCGCTGGCTAACACAATGGCTGGTATTCTCTCCATCGACATGCCAGAGCTCTTCAAAGCGTTCAACTACCTCTCCCCCATTAGGTACGGCACACGAGCTGTGGCGCCGTATTCATTGAGAGATATCACGTTCACGTGTAATGACGAGCAGAGATTGGAGAATGGAAAGTGTCCGATTGAGACGGGACAGCAGGTGTTGGAATTGTATAactttgatgttgatcctGTTGTTAATGTGGCGTGTTTGGCGGCTTGTGTGGTGGTGTATAGGTTACTGGCTTGGGGGCTGTTGAAGATTGCTAGGACGCATTGGAAgggaaggaagaagagtgatgagagtgtgaagagatag
- a CDS encoding hexaprenyl pyrophosphate synthase, mitochondrial, translating into MLRPGASVVRGTMNRQALWTRTSAAAPACALCRQLTVSLSPSRIHSASLHTSPRRDSAWGAAVQVASNVVSNVVKKASKDAMHVDPLRTVAKEMKFLTGNIRKLLGSGHPSLDRAAKYYTQAEGKHVRPLIVLLMSRATYLCPKSPPTAPIVTHRGVDTSISPAQILADVNPSAQPLSSLEQEVPDANSDILPSQRRLAEITELIHTASLLHDDVIDHSISRRGSPSANLEFGNKMAVLAGDFLLGRASVALARLRNPEVVELLATVIANLVEGEFMQLKNTERDERNPKWSEETVTYYLQKTYLKTASLISKSCRAAALLGNTDAVTVDAAYSYGRNLGLAFQLVDDLLDYTQSGSDLGKPAGADLELGLATAPLLFAWKQMPELGALVGRKFAQEGDVQRARELVLQSDGIEQTRALAQEYVDKAIASIAEFPESEAKDGLIEMAHKSLKRQK; encoded by the exons ATGCTCCGTCCGGGGGCCTCGGTGGTGCGCGGCACTATGAACAGACAGGCCTTGTGGACAAGGACGAGCGCTGCTGCTCCGGCTTGCGCTCTGTGCAGACAATTGACCGTCAGTCTATCTCCCTCGAGGATACACAGCGCTTCGTTGCATACTAGTCCTCGAAGGGACTCGGCCTGGGGTGCGGCTGTTCAAGTCGCTTCCAATGTTGTCAGcaatgtcgtcaagaaggcttCCAAGGATGCAATGCATGTCGATCCTCTGCGGACCGTCGCCAAAGAGATGAAGTTCCTCACGGGCAACATTCGAAAACTTCTTGGGTCGGGTCATCCTTCGCTTGACCGTGCTGCCAAATATTATACCCAGGCTGAGGGCAAGCATGTCAGACCATTGATTGTTCTCCTCATGAGCAGAGCTACATATCTCTGCCCAAAGAGTCCTCCTACGGCTCCTATAGTTACTCACCGTGGCGTCGACACTTCGATATCGCCAGCTCAGATCCTCGCCGATGTGAACCCCTCTGCTCAGCCTCTATCATCCCTCGAACAAGAAGTCCCCGATGCAAACTCCGATATTCTGCCCAGCCAGCGACGACTTGCCGAGATCACGGAGCTCATCCACAcggcttctcttcttcacgaCGACGTTATCGACCACTCTATCTCTCGACGTGGTTCGCCCTCGGCAAATCTGGAGTTTGGCAACAAGATGGCTGTTCTGGCGGGTGATTTCCTGCTAGGCAGGGCATCCGTTGCGCTGGCTCGTCTTCGAAACCCAGAGGTTGTCGAGCTGCTGGCTACTGTTATCGCTAACCTCGTGGAGGGCGAGTTCATGCAGCTCAAGAACACAGAGCGGGACGAGAGGAATCCCAAGTGGTCGGAGGAGACCGTCACATACTACCTGCAAAAGACGTATCTCAAGACCGCATCCCTTATCTCAAAGTCTTGCCGAGCTGCCGCTTTGCTGGGTAACACGGATGCCGTGACAGTCGACGCCGCTTACTCGTACGGACGAAACCTGGGGCTGGCTTTCCAGTTGGTAGACGACCTTTTGGATTATACACAGAGCGGATCAGATTTGGGTAAGCCTGCGGGGGCAGATCTGGAGCTGGGTCTTGCGACGGCACCATTGCTGTTTGCCTGGAAGCAGATGCCGGAACTCGGAGCCCTCGTTGGCCGCAAGTTTGCGCAGGAGGGTGACGTACAAAGG GCACGTGAGTTGGTTCTTCAGAGCGACGGTATTGAGCAGACGAGGGCTCTTGCGCAAGAATACGTGGATAAAGCTATTGCCTCGATTGCGGAATTTCCCGAGAGCGAGGCTAAGGACGGATTGATTGAGATGGCGCATAAGTCGCTCAAGCGACAGAAGTAA